In Nerophis ophidion isolate RoL-2023_Sa linkage group LG03, RoL_Noph_v1.0, whole genome shotgun sequence, the following are encoded in one genomic region:
- the adi1 gene encoding acireductone dioxygenase yields the protein MGLEAWYMDNSDEDQRKPHKLQPNQPVSLETLKNIGVLHWKLNADIYEDDPQLQLIREEQGYSSMDIVTVEKNTLPNYEEMLKTFYTEHLHLDDEVRYILDGQAYFDVRDKEDRWIRIAVGKGDMITLPAGIYHRFTLDETNYTKAMRLFGGKPIWTCHNRPADDLESRKKYVASLQSSCNGAERHMINH from the exons ATGGGGCTCGAAGCTTGGTACATGGACAACTCTGACGAAGACCAGAGGAAGCCGCACAAACTTCAACCCAATCAGCCCGTTTCGTTGGAGACCTTAAAAAACATCGGAGTTCTTCATTGGAAG CTGAATGCAGACATCTATGAGGATGACCCACAGTTGCAGCTGATCAGGGAAGAGCAAGGCTACTCTTCCATGGACATCGTCACCGTGGAGAAGAATACACTGCCGAATTATGAGGAGATG TTAAAGACGTTCTATACGGAACACCTACATTTGGACGATGAGGTTCGCTACATCCTTGATGGCCAGGCATATTTCGACGTCCGGGACAAGGAGGACCGCTGGATAAGAATCGCTGTGGGCAAAGGTGACATGATTACGCTGCCAGCTGGCATATACCACCGCTTCACATTGGACGAGACC AACTACACAAAGGCCATGAGGCTGTTTGGGGGGAAGCCGATTTGGACATGCCACAACCGACCAGCGGATGACCTTGAGAGTCGAAAGAAGTATGTGGCTTCTCTGCAGAGCAGCTGTAACGGAGCAGAGCGCCACATGATCAACCACTAG